The following proteins are co-located in the Sporolactobacillus pectinivorans genome:
- a CDS encoding tyrosine-type recombinase/integrase has protein sequence MNNQVQNIHNIGWHFSHEYDDMVLHGITSNNVFEHIKRINKLPVVSSDIYFTDEIWDFHSAALESVPKRKSTFIFTDVDTNFKEKTKFYVLTKMWVDKDKIQTIYVFFSNIKRFINYLVSKEIYNLEYLSLSTIIDFFETINMLAPNTIQRYKVAIQDFYVFYSSNYGRLDWKEINAFLSKADSHALKAQRKNNKWDTIPNDYFDRLLSCLVNVMNNKKAAVNDRGIAAMTILLSQTGLRNGEIRDIPANSLESIQILDGTKTAYHLRYHTSKGVRGNGNYKEVYTVMTELACKAYTVLEKLYAKRRAEIGTDLLFVPLKARTLPVTENVLFTMLKRLCVIHGQEIGCINVREKYPTLYHCAMKTYMNRGLCSRIYLQHYKPTDTISVPRPHQFRVKLCNELVSQGVSIYYIQRHMNHLRKEITYSYFRQEHEGNQDRIFAESVMKMLVTGETQILGQSKDLLLLRINDFIKKSKLNVATNLEEIITKLTKEIPIRAKNGGICIKSGPIRECNKNDETDNFYCAFGMCPNLFHSFFMVDINYEKYKTLIQTIKYNHEKGFIKAAEKETEKLKWIAKKFLIPELEELNAEINHKGEVTIKKKFPQTSFFVDNYDHVYSEVKSWLI, from the coding sequence ATGAATAACCAAGTGCAAAATATTCATAACATCGGCTGGCATTTTAGTCATGAATACGATGATATGGTTCTACATGGGATAACTTCGAACAATGTTTTTGAGCATATCAAACGTATAAACAAATTACCAGTTGTATCCAGCGATATATATTTTACCGATGAAATATGGGACTTCCACTCGGCAGCTCTTGAAAGTGTTCCAAAACGGAAATCAACATTTATTTTTACGGATGTTGATACAAATTTTAAAGAAAAAACAAAATTTTATGTATTAACCAAAATGTGGGTTGATAAGGATAAAATCCAAACAATCTACGTATTTTTTTCCAATATCAAACGTTTTATTAATTATTTAGTTTCCAAGGAGATTTATAATCTAGAATACTTAAGCTTATCGACGATCATTGATTTTTTCGAAACTATTAATATGTTAGCACCAAATACCATTCAAAGATATAAAGTAGCAATACAAGATTTTTACGTTTTTTATTCGTCTAATTACGGGCGATTGGACTGGAAAGAAATTAATGCGTTCCTTTCCAAAGCAGACAGTCATGCTCTAAAGGCACAACGGAAAAATAATAAATGGGATACAATCCCTAATGATTATTTTGATCGCCTGCTATCTTGCTTAGTCAATGTTATGAATAATAAAAAGGCTGCTGTGAACGACAGGGGCATAGCAGCAATGACTATCCTTCTTTCTCAAACCGGTTTGAGAAATGGTGAAATAAGGGATATCCCAGCCAACAGTTTAGAAAGCATCCAAATATTAGACGGAACAAAAACAGCCTATCATTTGAGATACCATACTTCAAAAGGTGTTCGCGGTAACGGGAATTATAAAGAAGTATACACTGTTATGACTGAGTTAGCTTGTAAAGCTTATACAGTGTTAGAAAAATTATACGCAAAAAGAAGGGCGGAGATTGGCACTGACCTCCTTTTCGTTCCCCTTAAGGCAAGAACATTGCCTGTTACAGAAAATGTTTTATTTACTATGTTAAAGAGGCTTTGTGTCATTCATGGGCAAGAAATTGGCTGTATTAATGTAAGGGAAAAGTATCCTACATTGTATCATTGTGCCATGAAAACCTACATGAATCGTGGACTGTGTTCAAGGATCTATTTACAACATTATAAACCTACCGATACCATTAGCGTGCCCCGTCCACATCAATTTAGGGTTAAATTATGCAATGAATTAGTCAGCCAAGGGGTTTCAATTTATTATATCCAGAGACACATGAACCACTTAAGAAAAGAAATTACATACAGCTACTTTAGACAAGAACATGAGGGCAATCAGGATAGAATTTTCGCAGAGTCTGTAATGAAGATGCTCGTAACGGGTGAAACTCAAATACTTGGACAAAGCAAGGATTTATTGCTTTTACGCATTAATGATTTTATAAAAAAATCAAAACTAAACGTTGCCACCAATTTAGAAGAAATCATTACCAAGTTGACGAAAGAAATACCCATTAGAGCGAAAAACGGTGGTATATGCATAAAGAGCGGTCCTATTCGTGAATGCAATAAAAATGATGAAACAGATAACTTCTATTGTGCTTTTGGTATGTGCCCCAACCTGTTTCATTCCTTCTTCATGGTTGACATTAATTACGAGAAATATAAAACTTTGATACAGACTATCAAATACAATCATGAGAAAGGATTTATAAAGGCTGCAGAAAAAGAGACGGAGAAACTAAAATGGATTGCAAAGAAATTTTTAATTCCGGAGTTAGAGGAATTAAACGCTGAAATTAATCATAAGGGCGAAGTAACCATAAAGAAAAAGTTCCCTCAAACATCATTTTTTGTAGATAATTATGATCATGTTTATTCGGAGGTCAAGTCATGGCTGATTTAA